The Synechococcus sp. Nb3U1 genome contains a region encoding:
- a CDS encoding aspartate/glutamate racemase family protein — MPRLLIVNPNSTVAMTERMGHTAQSVIGDQAEIQTRTNLTGPAAVEGCRDGVLAGPGILKILTEESYDAARSSAALMTQL, encoded by the coding sequence ATGCCCCGCCTGTTGATTGTCAATCCGAACAGCACGGTTGCCATGACCGAGCGCATGGGCCACACGGCTCAATCGGTCATCGGGGATCAAGCCGAGATTCAAACGCGCACCAATTTGACGGGGCCGGCAGCGGTTGAGGGATGCCGGGATGGAGTCTTGGCGGGGCCAGGGATCCTGAAAATCCTGACGGAAGAATCCTATGACGCGGCGAGATCATCGGCTGCTTTGATGACACAGCTCTAG
- a CDS encoding putative 2-dehydropantoate 2-reductase, translating into MSLLPETRRYAVLGTGALGGFYGAKLQQAGFDVHFLLHSDYEQVRQKGLWVQSCWGDFHLPQVKAHASVMDMPACTEVIVALKATQNALLPQLIPPVLAESGVVILLQNGLGVEPEIAEYVGPERVIGGLCFISSNKVGPGHIHHLDYGPILLAQYGPDYAAQGIPPRLEQVQADFQQAGIPTSLSPDLMMARWQKLVWNIPFNGLSVVFNADTQQMIGDPEARALAETLMQEVVQGAAACDRHIPDSVIEQMLANTEKMAPYRTSMKIDYERKRPLELQAIFANPLRYARQAGIHLPRIEMLHRQLQVLDRLNRGIPIQ; encoded by the coding sequence ATGTCCTTGCTGCCGGAAACCCGTCGTTATGCTGTGCTGGGTACGGGTGCTTTGGGGGGGTTTTACGGAGCCAAGTTGCAACAGGCAGGCTTTGATGTGCATTTTTTGCTCCACAGTGACTACGAGCAGGTTCGCCAAAAGGGGTTGTGGGTGCAGTCTTGCTGGGGCGATTTTCATTTGCCGCAAGTGAAAGCCCATGCCTCCGTGATGGATATGCCCGCTTGCACAGAGGTGATCGTGGCTTTGAAAGCCACCCAAAATGCCCTTTTGCCGCAGTTGATCCCACCGGTGCTGGCGGAGAGTGGCGTGGTGATTCTGCTACAAAACGGGCTCGGAGTGGAGCCTGAGATCGCCGAGTATGTTGGCCCGGAACGGGTGATCGGGGGCTTGTGTTTCATCAGCTCCAATAAAGTTGGCCCAGGCCACATTCACCACCTGGACTATGGGCCGATCCTGCTGGCTCAGTATGGCCCCGACTATGCTGCCCAAGGGATCCCACCTCGACTGGAACAGGTGCAAGCGGACTTTCAACAGGCCGGGATCCCGACATCGCTCTCTCCCGATTTGATGATGGCCCGCTGGCAAAAGTTGGTCTGGAACATTCCCTTCAATGGCCTGTCGGTGGTGTTCAATGCTGATACTCAGCAGATGATTGGGGATCCCGAGGCCCGTGCTCTGGCAGAAACTCTCATGCAGGAGGTGGTGCAGGGGGCTGCTGCTTGTGATCGCCACATTCCCGACTCGGTGATCGAGCAAATGCTGGCCAATACCGAAAAGATGGCTCCCTACCGTACTAGCATGAAGATCGACTACGAACGCAAACGCCCCCTGGAACTGCAAGCAATTTTTGCTAACCCACTGCGCTATGCCCGACAAGCTGGGATCCACCTACCCCGTATCGAGATGCTCCATCGGCAGTTGCAGGTGTTGGATCGCCTGAATCGGGGGATCCCTATCCAGTAG
- a CDS encoding aspartate/glutamate racemase family protein, translating into MIGIGQASFHAASLLGRRFAVVTTRPISVPILEDNIQKLGLWSRCSGVVASQIGVLQLERDPVASQQILEQIAEKTVQSLQPNVLVLGCAGMTGLADYLSTRLGIPVIDPIVAATSLALALARMAATG; encoded by the coding sequence GTGATTGGCATTGGGCAAGCCAGTTTCCACGCAGCGAGTCTTCTGGGTCGGCGCTTTGCTGTGGTTACCACCCGTCCGATCTCGGTGCCCATCCTCGAGGACAATATCCAAAAATTGGGCTTGTGGAGCCGTTGTAGCGGCGTAGTAGCCAGCCAAATCGGGGTGTTGCAGTTGGAACGGGATCCCGTCGCCTCCCAGCAAATTCTGGAGCAAATTGCCGAAAAAACTGTGCAGAGTTTGCAACCCAATGTATTGGTACTCGGCTGTGCCGGTATGACAGGATTAGCCGACTATCTCTCCACACGATTGGGGATCCCGGTGATCGATCCGATTGTGGCGGCAACCTCTCTAGCGTTGGCTCTCGCCCGAATGGCTGCTACTGGATAG